The nucleotide sequence TCGCAAACCGTCAACTCGGCAGCGCGGACATCAGCGTGGGGAACCGGCTGTCCAACGGGCAGAACATCGTACTGGTGACGGTGCCTGTGCTGTATTCCGGAAACGTTGAGGGCGCTGTCGTTGCGAATTTTCATCTTGATGTCAGCGCCACCGACTTCAGTGACATGGGGCTGCAATCGGCCACACTCATTGAAACCCGGTTGATGGAAGAGGTGCCGGTCTCGCATGGCGAAATCCTGCGTAGCCTCGACACGCCCGGTGTGATTCTCAAGACCCACTGGAATGACGACCGGCTACGCGCGAGCAAGAAAGCCCTGATCGCCACGCTGTCGCAGAGCCTGTTCGTCGCCATGGCGGTGGCTTTTCTGGGCTTGGGTGTCTTTGGTCACCTGATGATTGCCAAACAGCGTCGTGTGTTGCGTCGTTCGCACGCCGAGTTGCTCGCGAGCGAGCAACGCGCAAGTGAACTGGCCGAAGTGGCTGAGAACGCCAACGACGCCGTCGTCATCGCCGACCGGAACGGCCTCGTGCTTTGGATCAACCGCAGCATGTCGGCGTTGTCGGGCTATGGCCTCGAGGAGATGCGGGGGCGGGCGCCGGGGACGCTATTGCAGGGCCCCGACACCGACCCGGACGACGTGGTGCTGTTGCGCGACGCGGTGCGCGAGGCAAGGCCCGTGCGCACGGAAGTCTTGAACTACACGAAGTCAGGCGACGCGTACTGGGTCGAGATCGCGTTGACGCCCGTTCTGGAGCCGAACGGCGATGTGCGCCGGTTCATCGCGGTCGAACGTGACATCACCGAACAGAAGCAACGGCGCGAGTTGGAAGCGCAGTTGCACGCGGCGCGCAAATTGGAGGCGGTTGGGCAGTTGGCTGCTGGCATTGCCCACGAGATCAACACACCCTGCCAGTACGTCGGCGACAACATCGTCTTCTTCGCCGATGCCCTCGATGAGCTCACGCCGGTCATGGAGGCGGTTGCCCAGCTTGTTGAGGCCCCGTCCGGCGCGGCACCGGATGCGGCGGTTTGGGCCGACGTCAAACGCCTTGCCAGTGAGGCGGACCTCGCCTTTCTGATGGCTGAGTTGCCTGACTCGATTGGCCAGGCCAGGGAGGGTGTGTCCCGCATCTCGGAAATCGTTCGTGCCATGAAGGACTTCTCCCACCCCGGCACGGAAAAACAGTTGATCGATCTCAATCGGTCGGTCGAGAGCTGTCTGACCGTGT is from Pseudomonadota bacterium and encodes:
- a CDS encoding ATP-binding protein; this encodes MSPSRAALPAFWTFIVLGLMVSLAFGMAAIWRAAQAPLDSARDDFVLMQNRLIEDWIDFQLDSYVEGLRYLASKPLVISTAIGESMDNKGLSQLISQFDLLPSMTHIEVIDVLGERLAVRPVAPEWYGVYSGSELLDVANRQLGSADISVGNRLSNGQNIVLVTVPVLYSGNVEGAVVANFHLDVSATDFSDMGLQSATLIETRLMEEVPVSHGEILRSLDTPGVILKTHWNDDRLRASKKALIATLSQSLFVAMAVAFLGLGVFGHLMIAKQRRVLRRSHAELLASEQRASELAEVAENANDAVVIADRNGLVLWINRSMSALSGYGLEEMRGRAPGTLLQGPDTDPDDVVLLRDAVREARPVRTEVLNYTKSGDAYWVEIALTPVLEPNGDVRRFIAVERDITEQKQRRELEAQLHAARKLEAVGQLAAGIAHEINTPCQYVGDNIVFFADALDELTPVMEAVAQLVEAPSGAAPDAAVWADVKRLASEADLAFLMAELPDSIGQAREGVSRISEIVRAMKDFSHPGTEKQLIDLNRSVESCLTVSRSEWKYVAVPALSLAPELPRVRVSPGEINQVCVNIIVNAAHAIADRHDGQTGVQGQISVSTRQEGDTVVIEIGDNGCGMPEDVKDKIFNPFFTTKEVGRGTGQGLAIAHDIVVKRHGGALRVESEEGVGTRFLIELPLGQPDQVVPFEDAA